One Nocardia iowensis DNA window includes the following coding sequences:
- a CDS encoding roadblock/LC7 domain-containing protein: MSSSPTGDLNWLLDDLVDRLAGVRHAVVLSTDGLLLGRSSAMTREDAEHFGAMSSALYGLARSAGNRFDGGGVRQAVIELDRAVLFVTSAGDNACLALQAIESANLGMVAYEMNLTVQRVGNYLSTTPRRDLVGQGESNLS, from the coding sequence GTGTCCTCTTCTCCCACAGGTGATCTCAATTGGCTGCTCGACGATCTCGTCGACCGGCTGGCCGGGGTACGGCACGCGGTGGTGCTGTCCACCGACGGACTGTTACTCGGCCGCTCCAGCGCGATGACCCGGGAAGACGCCGAACACTTCGGTGCCATGTCCTCGGCGCTGTACGGGCTCGCCCGCAGCGCGGGCAACCGATTCGACGGCGGCGGGGTCCGCCAGGCCGTCATCGAACTGGACCGGGCCGTGCTGTTCGTCACCTCCGCGGGCGACAACGCCTGCCTCGCACTGCAAGCCATCGAGTCCGCGAACCTGGGCATGGTGGCCTACGAGATGAACCTGACCGTCCAGCGGGTCGGCAACTATCTGTCCACCACGCCACGACGCGACCTCGTCGGACAAGGCGAGTCGAATCTGTCATGA
- a CDS encoding sensor histidine kinase, with translation MFRARLGVRTRILAIALIPSLTLLVVGVGAAGYLVAEGTKAEEWAVQNQKAIPSTRELMEAVQQERRLTLAQLAGDDTVPPALAAARIRLDGAMQGLIEVSSGLREVDDSKIGDDVAGFNTLLSQMTQVRMATDAAQLQPSDAYMFYNRILDVIFVGTEIAEQTAPDAEIGVAIAEGMRFLNAAEAMARSHALGVMLANTDGPAPIPIEEFLRQVGFYHSEIGFLTTELGAAEVQSHRLQELTGSNAWQQLSAMETALAQRHLTANSTGNSSSSTGSTSSSSTRGSTPALPLSTTEWQNAAAEVNRGLVDAWISHNREAQALAEDKAANSAANSLYAGGGVLAVSIAAFLITLVLANRIIRRLKRLRKQTLAMADDRLPETMRRLNAGETIDPAAETPVLDFGHDEIGQVARAFQHAHAAAISAAVAEARTREGVKAVFLNIAHRSQIVVHRQLEILDEAEQRQEDPALLDLLFRLDHLATRERRNAENLTILGGGQPGRQWRNPVPLMDLVRSSVGETLDYARVRVSRLPEVHVVGTVVADLIHLLAELVDNATAFSPPQSRVEVSGNVVGKGVVTEINDQGMGMPETELARLNDMLRTPPDFGVAALSADSRLGLFVVAQLAARHGVTVRLAESDYGGIKAIVLIPSALIVTDRVPAPAPAELTDPGRRRRIPAPVAEPGESAEPATGSVATLAIESPAPYGPRPHIEAPPHPDGDGRPALPRRSRQTNLAPPLAEPTPAPAAPAASTRSAEQARDLMSAIENGTRQGRRAAVVPDEQEG, from the coding sequence ATGTTCAGAGCGAGGCTCGGGGTCCGTACGCGGATTCTGGCAATCGCGCTCATTCCGAGCTTGACTCTGCTTGTAGTCGGCGTGGGCGCAGCGGGGTATCTGGTAGCCGAGGGGACCAAGGCCGAGGAGTGGGCGGTCCAGAACCAGAAGGCCATCCCGTCCACCCGCGAGTTGATGGAAGCGGTCCAGCAGGAACGGCGACTGACCCTCGCCCAGCTCGCCGGCGACGACACCGTCCCGCCCGCGCTCGCCGCGGCCCGCATCCGGCTCGACGGGGCCATGCAGGGCCTGATCGAGGTATCCAGTGGCCTTCGCGAGGTCGATGATTCGAAGATCGGCGACGACGTCGCCGGCTTCAACACCCTGCTCAGCCAGATGACCCAGGTGCGGATGGCGACCGACGCGGCCCAGCTGCAACCGTCGGACGCCTACATGTTCTACAACCGGATCCTCGATGTCATCTTCGTCGGCACCGAGATCGCCGAACAGACCGCGCCCGACGCCGAGATCGGTGTCGCGATCGCCGAGGGCATGCGCTTCCTCAACGCCGCCGAGGCCATGGCGCGCAGCCACGCGCTCGGCGTCATGCTCGCCAACACCGACGGACCCGCCCCGATCCCGATCGAGGAGTTCCTGCGCCAAGTCGGCTTCTACCACAGCGAAATCGGCTTTCTGACCACCGAACTCGGCGCCGCCGAAGTGCAGAGCCACCGGCTCCAAGAACTCACCGGCAGCAACGCCTGGCAGCAGCTCTCGGCAATGGAAACCGCGCTCGCGCAACGCCATCTGACCGCGAACTCGACCGGCAACAGCAGCTCGTCCACCGGTTCGACCAGCTCGTCGAGCACCAGAGGGTCAACCCCCGCGCTGCCGTTGTCGACGACCGAGTGGCAGAACGCCGCGGCCGAGGTCAACCGCGGCCTGGTCGACGCCTGGATCTCGCACAACCGCGAAGCCCAGGCGCTGGCCGAGGACAAGGCCGCCAACTCCGCCGCGAACTCGCTCTACGCGGGCGGTGGCGTGCTCGCGGTCAGCATCGCGGCCTTCCTGATCACCCTGGTGCTGGCCAACCGCATCATCCGCAGGCTCAAGCGGCTGCGCAAACAGACCCTCGCGATGGCCGATGACCGACTACCCGAGACGATGCGCAGGCTCAACGCCGGCGAAACCATCGACCCCGCGGCCGAAACCCCCGTCCTCGACTTCGGCCACGACGAAATCGGCCAGGTGGCACGGGCTTTCCAGCACGCGCACGCCGCGGCGATCAGCGCCGCCGTCGCCGAGGCCCGCACCCGCGAAGGCGTCAAGGCGGTCTTTCTCAACATCGCCCACCGCAGCCAGATCGTGGTGCACCGCCAGCTCGAGATCCTCGACGAAGCCGAACAGCGCCAAGAAGATCCGGCCCTGCTCGACCTCCTGTTCCGGCTCGACCACCTGGCCACCCGGGAACGCCGCAACGCCGAGAACCTGACCATCCTCGGCGGCGGCCAGCCCGGCAGGCAGTGGCGCAACCCGGTCCCGCTGATGGACCTGGTGCGCAGCTCGGTCGGCGAAACCCTGGACTACGCCCGGGTGCGGGTCTCCCGGTTGCCCGAGGTGCACGTCGTGGGCACCGTCGTCGCCGACCTGATCCACCTGCTCGCCGAGCTCGTCGACAACGCCACCGCGTTCTCCCCGCCCCAGTCGCGGGTCGAGGTCAGCGGCAACGTCGTCGGCAAGGGCGTGGTCACCGAGATCAACGACCAGGGCATGGGCATGCCCGAGACCGAACTCGCCCGGCTGAACGACATGCTGCGCACCCCACCGGATTTCGGTGTCGCGGCACTGTCGGCGGACTCGCGGCTCGGCCTGTTCGTCGTCGCCCAGCTCGCGGCGCGCCACGGCGTCACCGTGCGGCTGGCCGAATCCGACTACGGCGGCATCAAAGCGATCGTGCTCATCCCGTCCGCGCTGATCGTCACCGACCGCGTGCCCGCCCCCGCACCGGCGGAGCTGACCGACCCCGGCCGGCGCCGCCGCATCCCGGCGCCGGTGGCCGAACCCGGCGAATCCGCCGAACCCGCAACCGGTTCGGTCGCGACCCTGGCCATCGAATCCCCGGCGCCCTACGGTCCGCGACCACACATCGAAGCACCGCCGCACCCGGACGGCGACGGCAGGCCCGCGCTGCCGCGCCGCAGCAGGCAGACCAATCTCGCACCGCCACTGGCCGAGCCAACCCCGGCACCGGCCGCACCCGCGGCGTCCACCCGGTCGGCCGAACAGGCCCGCGATCTCATGTCCGCCATCGAGAACGGGACCAGGCAGGGCCGCCGCGCCGCTGTCGTCCCGGACGAACAGGAAGGTTAG